The sequence TAAAGaacataaacataatcataaccACCACAATCACAACTATTAATCTAAAATACAGTTGCATCCTAAGTGCTCTAACTTTAGCTTCTAAACTCATCATTTTCCATGATAGGTTATGCTTCAAGACAACAACATCACTCTCTATTTCTGCATCAGTTTTAACATCTCCCTTTGCACCATCTAATTCTTCATACTCATCATCCTTAACCCACCTAAAGTAATTGCAGTGGCTACCCTTCTGCAAAATATTAGGTTACAAAAATCTCGAAATCCCAAATACATAACTAAGAGGTTGAAGAAGACTATATTCATAACTCACCCGATATCTTGGACAAGTATTGAACAATCTATCTGGATTCTCTATTGTCCCAAATTTCTTGATCATTGTCTTCAACCCACAAAAGCACACTTGGTCCATGTTCTTCCTCCGTAATCGCAGTGAAGAGCTCGAACCATTGCTTCCATGTGATTGCGATAGTGGCCGACTGTGACCCCCACTTACGCTACCCATGATGCAGTACAACAACAATTTTGGCCTCTGCAGAATCAATTTGTTGCTGCAACAACAATGGTATTTAACGACAAGAagaagggattagggtttatttTCTCTAGGACTAATTTGACATAAATCTCTAAATATATCTTGTCATCAGCCATTTTGCACCAACCTATCATGCTGATATGCCACACTAACGGCCACATAAGCAAGATTTAACGTTACTGACGGAATGAATGGAGGAAAGACGGAAGGACTAACATGAccatttttaaatcttttgaggATAATTATGATTAATTTAATCTTTCGGGGATCAATTTGGAGATCAGGTAATCATTTAGAGATCAATTTGACTATTTACTCCATATGTTAATTATGATTTTGTGatttagtgtgtgtttggattacagtttgcacaaaattgattttgtaaatttgattttgatgaatagtaagtttgtgttaacgtgatttatgtttggcaatctttatatcaaaataaattaTAGTAAAATATATGTTGTTTgaattatactactcaaaattatttttagataaaaaattactaaaagagacatcaatttaaataattttttatattatcctattattttactttagatatttaaatagattttattaattaattttataataaaattaatatttatttactaAATTAAAATAANNNNNNNNNNNNNNNNNNNNNNNNNNNNNNNNNNNNNNNNNNNNNNNNNNNNNNNNACttataatgattttttttatttattttgacttTTTTTATGGGATCATAATTCATATTATACAAAATTTTGATAACAAACATAGTATATAATAATTACAACTATAAATTTTACAaagctaaataaaaaataaaaaattttatgcaaaataaaaataaagtacagtaaagaatagaaaaaaaataagcaTACAAATAAGAAACaatacaaattttataaaatcaaccacatatatcatatgaacaaaaaattacaatagaaagtaaataaatttatatgaataaaactaaataaaaaatatatagttTCTTGTatcctttttatagaagaaaatgGGGGATGGAGTCGGTAGAAAGCACTTCTCCGTTTAAAGTTCAAAAAAGTTACCAAACAAAAATGAAACATTCAAGACACTCAAAACAAACTTCTCCCTTCTCCAACATAAACCCCAAACACACCCTTATTAATtgagaaaaagagaaataaatttATGACCTTTTGTCTCTTGAATATTTAGAGTCCatttagtttgtattttttttaatgttttttaatcttttaattttatataaaaataaaaaataaaaacaaaaagtactaaaaataaaaataaaaaaaatatacaaactaaatttactcttaaatttttaaaaattaaaaaatattttaaaatttttaacgtATTCAAAAGttcaatatttttttgtttataagAATCtatcaaatataataaaaatgtGTGACGTGACTTTTATTTTTGCAAACATGACTCGGTTACGAATGCATGCACGAACGGAATGATAAAAAAAGGGATAAATTAGTGTTTCAAACTCAAACGACCACATCAAGTTTGATGTTAAATTAGCAGAGTAGCATGCAGTATGGGTGGCAAATCAATTCCACCCGCTCGGATAACGTTGTTAATTCGATTCGCAATAAGTAGAATTAAGTACGGAGAAAGGTTTGTGTAGGCCAAGTAAAGTACAAGTTGAGTCCTAATTCTATTCGACCAATTcacaccttatatatatatataaagaggtAATGACTAAATCAGTGCCCGAAAGATTTaaacgctgacattttggtatctgactattgttattgacaaaatggtacctaaatgttttaaaaatttgacaagcgtatcCTCGAACTCACCGGAGCAAATTTCCGGCAAATACAATGCTGACATGGCCACTGTATTTTGGTGACATGGCAAATCACCCCCAAACCCTAAGCCCTCCTTCCCCAACACAGACTCTCCCTCCATCTCCCTTCCCATCGCAGCCCTCCCCTACCCAACGCAGCCCCCCTCTTGTTATTGATACCTAAATGTTttaaaaatttgacaagcgtatcCTCGAACTCACCGGAGCAAATTTCCGGCAAATACAATGCTGACATGGCCACTGTATTTTGGTGACATGGCAAATCACCCCCAAACCCTAAGCCCTCAAGCCCTCCTACAGACTCTCCCTCCATCTCCCTTCCCATCGCAGCCCTCCCCTACCCAACGCAGCCCCCCTCCCCTCCCCCTCCATCCCCATCGCAGCCCCCAACACACTCCCCCCTTCCCTTTCTCTCCCCATCGCAGCCcccttccctttccctttctttttccATCGCTGCCCCTTTCCCTCTCCCTCCCATCGTAGATCATATAAAGGCACAGATAGAAGCATGTACAACAGAACACAATATCACAATTTAAATTACAATCTACCGATATTATTTGTGTTTCTTTCTAAATGTATTACACTATTCCATCAATtacattaaaaaaagaaaaaaaaagaaaaatccacCTACAAACCCCTCAAATTTCTTACCAAGATGATCATGTACAGCACTCTTATCAATCCCTTGGTGATGGTAACTCTTGTAAACAGTAAAAAATGTTCTGCACCAACAATCCCACCAAATTCACAATGACCAACATACCCACAAGCGTGACCCAGAGGTAAGTGATGAACAAACGCTTGAAGATTTTGGGGATTGCAGAGATGGTGGAGGAAAAGGAGACAGCTTTGTTGGTGTAGAGGGACGCGACGGTAAAGACGGCGATGGAGAGGAGAGAGAAggtgaagagaaagaaaaggtaATAGATTTCTAAGATGTTCAGGAATTATAGCTCCTCTAGTGCTAGATCCATTATTCCTTCTNNNNNNNNNNNNNNNNNNNNNNNNNNNNNNNNNNNNNNNNNNNNNNNNNNNNNNNNNNNNNNNNNNNNNNNNNNNNNNNNNNNNNNNNNNNNNNNNNNNNNNNNNNNNNNNNNNNNNNNNNNNNNNNNNNNNNNNNNNNNNNNNNNNNNNNNNNNNNNNNNNNNNNNNNNNNNNNNNNNNNNNNNNNNNNNNNNNNNNNNNNNNNNNNNNNNNNNNNNNNNNNNNNNNNNNNNNNNNNNNNNNNNNNNNNNNNNNNNNNNNNNNNNNNNNNNNNNNNNNNNNNNNNNNNNNNNNNNNNNNNNNNNNNNNNNNNNNNNNNNNNNNNNNNNNNNNNNNNNNNNNNNNNNNNNNNNNNNNNNNNNNNNNNNNNNNNNNNNNNNNNNNNNNNNNNNNNNNNNNNNNNNNNNNNNNNNNNNNNNNNNNNNNNNNNNNNNNNNNNNNNNNNNNNNNNNNNNNNNNNNNNNNNNNNNNNNNNNNNNNNNNNNNNNNNNNNNNNNNNNNNNNNNNNNNNNNNNNNNNNNNNNNNNNNNNNNNNNNNNNNNNNNNNNNNNNNNNNNNNNNNNNNNNNNNNNNNNNNNNNNNNNNNNNNNNNNNNNNNNNNNNNNNNNNNNNNNNNNNNNNNNNNNNNNNNNNNNNNNNNNNNNNNNNNNNNNNNNNNNNNNNNNNNNNNNNNNNNNNNNNNNNNNNNNNNNNNNNNNNNNNNNNNNNNNNNNNNNNNNNNNNNNNNNNNNNNNNNNNNNNNNNNNNNNNNNNNNNNNNNNNNNNNNNNNNNNNNNNNNNNNNNNNNNNNNNNNNNNNNNNNNNNNNNNNNNNNNNNNNNNNNNNNNNNNNNNNNNNNNNNNNNNNNNNNNNNNNNNNNNNNNNNNNNNNNNNNNNNNNNNNNNNNNNNNNNNNNNNNNNNNNNNNNNNNNNNNNNNNNNNNNNNNNNNNNNNNNNNNNNNNNNNNNNNNNNNNNNNNNNNNNNNNNNNNNNNNNNNNNNNNNNNNNNNNNNNNNNNNNNNNNNNNNNNNNNNNNNNNNNNNNNNNNNNNNNNNNNNNNNNNNNNNNNNNNNNNNNNNNNNNNNNNNNNNNNNNNNNNNNNNNNNNNNNNNNNNNNNNNNNNNNNNNNNNNNNNNNNNNNNNNNNNNNNNNNNNNNNNNNNNNNNNNNNNNNNNNNNNNNNNNNNNNNNNNNNNNNNNNNNNNNNNNNNNNNNNNNNNNNNNNNNNNNNNNNNNNNNNNNNNNNNNNNNNNNNNNNNNNNNNNNNNNNNNNNNNNNNNNNNNNNNNNNNNNNNNNNNNNNNNNNNNNNNNNNNNNNNNNNNNNNNNNNNNNNNNNNNNNNNNNNNNNNNNNNNNNNNNNNNNNNNNNNNNNNNNNNNNNNNNNNNNNNNNNNNNNNNNNNNNNNNNNNNNNNNNNNNNNNNNNNNNNNNNNNNNNNNNNNNNNNNNNNNNNNNNNNNNNNNNNNNNNNNNNNNNNNNNNNNNNNNNNNNNNNNNNNNNNNNNNNNNNNNNNNNNNNNNNNNNNNNNNNNNNNNNNNNNNNNNNNNNNNNNNNNNNNNNNNNNNNNNNNNNNNNNNNNNNNNNNNNNNNNNNNNNNNNNNNNNNNNNNNNNNNNNNNNNNNNNNNNNNNNNNNNNNNNNNNNNNNNNNNNNNNNNNNNNNNNNNNNNNNNNNNNNNNNNNNNNN is a genomic window of Arachis ipaensis cultivar K30076 chromosome B06, Araip1.1, whole genome shotgun sequence containing:
- the LOC110263834 gene encoding uncharacterized protein LOC110263834 gives rise to the protein MGSVSGGHSRPLSQSHGSNGSSSSLRLRRKNMDQVCFCGLKTMIKKFGTIENPDRLFNTCPRYRKGSHCNYFRWVKDDEYEELDGAKGDVKTDAEIESDVVVLKHNLSWKMMSLEAKVRALRMQLYFRLIVVIVVVMIMFMFFSVK